GGGTTTGTGCAGTATTGCATGTGTTCTGTGATTTAGTCTTAAAGGGAGCTCTGTGACTGGGAGTTCTTGACGTTTTTTATCTCCAGCTCTAGTTGTTTGATGCGAACATCCCTCTGGCTTAGGAGCTCCCTCAGCCGTCGGATCTCCTCCTGCTGCTTGTGGAACTTCATACGTAGCTGTGGGTGAACACATAAACAGCACAGTGAGATAAATCAAGGCCCTTATGCCCATAAGGCAGACACTTAAAACCTTACTATGGGTGCACGGCCACCATGACACAGATGACTAAAGCACTGAGTGAACACAAATGTTCATTAATAATGTATTAACATGAAACACAATGTGGTTGTTCAAGGTGGAAGTAACAGCATTTGATCTTTACAAGGCTTTGTGggttaaaaaaagagttttaaCCCTCTTTACAGTGTTGTTATAAACCTGCTGAACAAAAAGGGAGATAagattgtgttgtgtttgtaaCAGGCAGtgattaagaataaaaaatctcaaattGCACTGAATTAAAGCTTTCTATGTGGAAGTGGCCAATAACAGATCATGGATATTAAAGTCCTTTTGAGGTTTGTCTTACAGTTTTAATAGCATCAACACTATCATAATtcataaatgcattttcttgtctttttactACATAAAATCTTACATGGAAAGGTCAAAAGGGAGTTAAAAACTAAAGGAGTCCATGTGTATCAGACACAAATGTTTTATAGAGCTTAATATCATAAAACTATTAAGCTCCCCAAGAAGAAGATGAGTGTAtgtggattttctttctttttttcttgccttAGGTTTTTATCTCTGAGGCCTCATGAAATCTGCCCTTATCTTATGAGTGGTGGAACTTGTTTGGGGGTGTATGACATAACAAAAAGGAACCAAAACAGGGTATAAAAACTGCTCACTAGATGCAGTTACATGTAGTTAAATCAAGCTACAGTTAAAGCTCAAGCTGGCCGTTTAatagtcattcacacattatatgTGCATGTATGGGTAATATGGGTGTTGAATTTAATCAATTCTACAATGTATCGTGATGCGGACGTAGACGATTCGGCATTATGCGGCAAGGACCTCAtacagaaaagtttttaactttgatttaaaactgctgagagtgtcagcagacctgcagttttctgggagtttgctccacatgtgaggagcataaattagttctgactctgggaacagaaagtaggcTTGATcttgatgacctgagggatctggttggttcataacgaaccagaagatcctgaatgtactttggtcatatatatatatatatatatagtttaccTCAACAATGTTATCTGTGTTCgattacaaattaaatatttacaggcaaatgttttctggccataaaaggagaacatgaaaaacatcttcttaGCTTCCATATTCTGTCTGAACTGACTACAGAAAGACTGAAGGGATAAAACACACTGCTTTACTGGAAGAAACCTCACCACTAGAGGGTTGCTTAAGCATTTTTGATACCAGAATGTCACTGTATAGTAATGTTAAACAGGGAGTTCATAATTATTTGACTGTTTGTATTATTTGATGAAGAAAGAAGCAATGtgcagtgataaaaaaaaatgaaggacgCAACACATAGTAATACATCATGAGGCATCGTTGACAGGATAATCGTAATCGAACTGAATCGtgagaccagtgaagatgcaAAGTCCTAATGGGTAATAGAGTTATTCACAGAAGTACACCCAACACCAGGATGCTGTGGactctgctaaaaaaaatatttaagacCTTCTACCATTGGTAATTATCTCTGTGCAGGATCATCATACATGTTTACGTAGACAAATTTACTCCACTGATGGTGTCTTCAGGTTAATTAAAAGGTGGTTTTGTCAGATGAAATTGCAATTTTagaaaatctggattttgtCAGAGCAAAGCAAGAGTCTGGAAATGCTCTAGAAATACATGCTGATATGTTGTCTTAATGGGCTGCTTTTTAATGTATGATTAATTTGGTCATGTgacaaaagtttttaaaaaaaagtgaattggACTTTATCTGCATTatgcattattatgttttactgtttttacaaaatGATGTATAAATATGCAAAATTTGGAAGACTGGAGCTTGTTTAACTTCAAACTGCCTTATCTTGGGGTGTTACTCTAATTTAAGAGCATGAATTTTCTATGATTTTGGTCAGACAAACATGTTTACAAGCATGTTTATATTCTGGTTTTGGTCAGACAAGGTTAGACTAGGAATAAGTGAAGATAAAACTGTTTGGCACCGGAGATGTCAGCATGCTGCTGCAAGTAAAACTGCCACATTCAAGTTGATAGCGTGAATGAAAGAGACATCTGTATCAGGCTGAAATTCAGCTTTGAGACTGACTTTCCAAATCTAGCCCCTCAAGTACAACTTGCTAAGGAACATTTATAAATATTAGGTGGAATATAATTACATTAATGACCATAAATTTCTTTGTGTTAGTTTTTGAAAACCACAAAAAGCAGTCATTAGGACTCGTTCCGAGACTCGGACTTGAGTTGCTTGCGATATGAGACTCGTGaacaatcttttttctttcttctttcatgATCTTCTCTGTCCGATCTCCTGCCTGCTGTCTCTGTGCTGTCATTTCCCAAGACTAACAGTGACCTAACGtcacacaaacactgacagaTGTGAACACATCTGTTGCTGCAACACTGTTATAACTTTTGGGcatttaaaacttaataaaagggacaaatataaaagcagcaaactgcaaagtctgtggtataaaaatccaaGAAGTGGATCCACCATATTACCCACCCTAAAACTCACCCAgagaggttagtcactgtaatatgaaagctaatgttagcatctatatTAGCAACAAGTTTAGAGGCACAGCTGTGTAAAAGCTGTCGTGTTACTacctttgtactaaaataatgttaactctGTCATATTGGCTCCACTGAATGCGTTCAGAAGAATAATAAGACACTTACAGAACACAGTTTTCCATAAACTGCTGACTTTGCTATGTTGTTAAATTGGGACCAAAGTGGGATCATacccactgtaaacaatgtggttttacttgggctgtttattagaaaagtacagctgttgctgatttattAATATAGGGAATATTTTTGGACCTCCAAATAATGGAACTAAATTATTGaaaatattgtaatttttgTATTAAATTTTGAAAAGttcaaaatgaatattttctgtactcagttatttcaagcccttaagaaaaaagaatttttcTAGTGCAGGGATCACAAACTGTGAACCTCTTGAGTCACTGTCCTTTGGATTTTACATGTTGACCTGTTGTAggacacctgagtcaaattattaatgggtcattaagagacCTGTGTAGAACTACAAGTTCATTTGAATCGGGTGTGTCGCAGCAGGGAAACGTCTAAACCTGCAAGACAGGTGGTGATCCTGCACTAAAGTGCAGCATATTGGCCCTCCTctctacattcaggaaaaaaatgctatgaattgcagtattagtattttaaatttctctgtgggtcccaatggatttttgtacacattaaaaacagttaatAAGTCATAAGTCATGTTAAGTCATGTGATAAGTCATGTTAAGAGcattattaatgtaaataaatttccatgttcacttaaagattttttaaattcagtaaagcaaagaaattgtccagaggagagggacagaacATTTGCCAGTTTAAGCTAAAAATCAGTGTGGTTgctaaatgctggtagataacGGGTATGTATGGATTTTAAGTTCCTTGGAAACTATAATGGAGTCTCCTAAGCAGACCAGATGTCAAGCATTGCAGGTCAGATTAgtcattacaactaaaagtgacttcagatttgacttggacttgcaaaacaGTGAACATCTCTGAGCAaaattaaaagcacaaaaagtaTTTCTTTTCTAACAGATGTGCAGCAAGGTCCTGGTAATATTGGGTTTCCAGTGATCTTTGAACTGTTATTTATCTGGGGCAGACAGTCATGTCCTTGACGAcattaaacaaacaagcagTTGATTATAAATCAAGGATACGACAATAAAGCACAAAATTCCCAGAACAAGAACTGATTggccataaaaataaaatttagtcgactttacttttttatttttatggtttgtGTCAAGTGATGTGAACAAGAAACCACCTCATTCTCAGTTTATACTTGAGAATTTGCCCATCAGCAACACAGAAATATGTTAATAAGTTACTGGCTTAATCAAAGATTAATCTAATCATTAATAACTTAAACCTTTGTGTGTGAAATATTATAAAGCAAAATGACTCTACAAAGAGATCACAAAAACTGGATAAATCAGCACCTCATTCTCTGTCCTGGGAGGTGAACAAAGTGCAAGATCCTCCCCGTTGCTCACAGATGTCCGAGTCCTTTCATCCCCTGCATGCCCACTCTCCTCTTTGGCATCTTTGGATACTTTGGCTTCCAGTTGGTCCTGAATGTAAGCGAGCTGTAACATGCCTGGCCTGCTTTGAGACCTGCGAGTGTCTGCAAAGTTACCCAGACCCTTCATGTCTGAATGAGAGTCGGCTACTTGACTTCCCGGCTTTAGGGACATCAGCATTGGACCTAGAAGACAGAGCCCAAAAGGTAAAGATAAACATGGATTTCTTGGTTTGTATATTTACTCATCATCCATAGCACAGAACTTAATGAATTGCTctttagaaaagaaatgaaactaCCCTCATCAAatcatacagtatctcacaCACATTATTTCTGACCTTTGTTGTTGCCGCTGAGCCACTCCTCTGCACTTAAAGCTGGCATGTTACCTGCCGTCATTGGATAGATGTCTTCTTGGTATGACTCCGACTGGAAACATTTGCAGCACATTCAGACACAGATGGCTAATTCAAATAAATCCAAAGGGAgaatcattttatctttttacacaGCTGTGTTTATGGTTTGTTTAATCTTATGTGCTCTCACCCTGCGGGGTACAATCATAGAAAGAGGTTCGATCAAGCTCTTGATTGTCACTAGTTTGTAGAATCTGAAAACCTCACATGAACTCACATCCAGACCTCTCTTTGGCATCACACCTGTAggatgatacacacacacacacaaacagtattATTCTGCCTCACAGGAGACGCATTCCTCACTGTGCTGCTGTGTTATATCACACCTGTGATGCTACAGTacagattattttcatttaatattgCTCAGAGCTAAAAACAGAGTTGCTGCACAACAAGAGACTGAGCTGTGCTGTCATCTTTCTGAGGCTGGAGCCAGGATGAAGGTATGTGATCATAGATGTTTGTCAGTAAGCGAATGTAAAAAGAAACCATGCTGAAGTTTGTGAAACTTGATGAAAAGATGGATCATGTAAATAAGAAGTATTCTGAATGCCCTCAGTTTATGACATGGCTAGGTAAAAAATGCCTGTAAAACTATTAACGCTATATGCAAAAAGAAACCTTTGAAATCTTTAAAAGCTCTTTAAAAAGGTCAGTACAGTGTGTTTAAGGAGGACACTGTAATGTAACAACACAGAAGGATTATTTTTGGATTATTTGTACTTGTAATCAGTTTAAAACAATATGTTGTGTTTGACTATCTCTAATAATCATAcgtgctgagaaaaaaaaagtcattaaataaCCCTTTACGATCAAAGCATTTTGGCAGCAAAGGAGTGACTACGTATAAACATTATGCATGAAACAGGCTTTATGATCTAAACTCTTTGCCGGTATTTCCTTTGTTGTGGCCCATGAGCCAGCTCATAACAATGTGATGTAGAGTAAATGTTTACTGTATTGTTACACCTCTTTCAGCCTTGCAGAAATGCCCTCTTAAGACATGTCTCTGAGCCAAGTTGTTTAGCACAACTACACATTTGAGTACAACTTAATGAGCCCAAAAAGCTACCTTTACATGTAGACAAGCCCCATTTCAGGATTGAGAATTTAATGGtataaaactgctttaaaagaataattagTTAGGAGTACAACTTGAGATATGAAAGCATGGAGGTTAATTTGTACCCAAGTAACTGTGGATAGCTGTGTAACATAAATATGAGTTTAGAATCTGCAGCATAAGTACACACCTGTTTGCAGGCTCATGATCATGATCTACAACATCAGTGAGGAGCTGGTTTGGTTATTCAAATCCTGCAGACTTATTTGCACAACAGCTTTGCTTACAGGTGCCAGAGAGTCAGCACAACAAGGAGGCAAACTGAGCTTCCAAACATCTAGCATAACAGAGGCTGATTACAGAGGACATTTCTGAAGGTTTGTGGTTGTGTGTGCATTCCTTACCCATTCCTTTCTGAGGTAAGAGTGAGCGATACTCTGTTAAATAGTGGATGTAGGGTTTTTCTGAGCTGATCTCATAGTACCTGATGTTTCCATCACCCTACAAAACAGACATCAAGTCTTTGTAACAGCAAtacagtgtgtgttttctgtttgaatcTTGCATTATGAAATCTATTTTATCAGCCCACCTTCCCAGCAAGGTAGAGCATGTGTGTATCAGGGTCATAGAAAGGGAAGAGGACCCCTGAAGAACCGTCCAGATTCTCCTCCAACAAAGGCACAGATAGAtcatcctacacacacacacacacacacacacacacaaaactagttaaaaacaacataactgACATATACAACAGACAAGAAAATCCCCCTGATATCAAAACACTGCATCATTTTAATCCACTGCTACGTAAGAAGCAGAGCTGAATTAAAAACTGTGAGCACTCAATCCATAATCCGCGCTTTGCCTTAATCCCTCATCCACGATACACTCTCATCCATCACAGCACTCCAGCCTGCCACACAACTGTAACTACTGAGTAACAGGTGTGGTCTGGGTGGTGACATGAACAAGAGAATAACTCTGGATTTACTTTAACCCACTCTGAGTGAATCATTCAGGTAAACTGCATGTGCTGCATTTAATCCACTAGATGGCAGAGTTGTGTTGGAGACAGCAGTTCCACACAGTGGAAACCCAAAAGATCATCAGCAATTAGGATGAAAGAagatttgggggggggggaaaggaacgtttaaaaaataattaaataaaaaactaaatgaaagtgaaaatcctaaaagttaaagtaaaaaatatatatataaaaatgaacgAACAAatcaatatacaaataaacaaatgctcCATTTTGCAGAAAGCTGCATGAAAACCCTTGGAGGTCATGAggtgatgaataaaaaaatatgaataattatGTATTAGGACCATGTAAACTACATATATTTTACTATATAAAACTCAAAATTGCCTTGTTGTTGCTGTTACACAGTCAGAAAAACTGCCCaatcactgaaataaaataatctgagAATCATTCTATTTTGAAACTGAAAACTCACAGACATCCACTTGTTAAGACTTACTAGCTAAATAACATGACTGCGGAGAGTAGTGATACCCGTGTTATAAGTACGGTGTTTACATCTGACAGGTGTTGCATTTGATTCACACATGAGGTTGTTTGAAACAAATAAGCTGTGGTGCAACATTACCACAATTTTTACTTGGTCCAAAACATTTTACTCTCCttactttctttaaaatgttagttttctatatttactatatttagCCATTTTTAGTTGGTGTATGTTATTTTAATCTCTAAACCTCGGGGGTTTTACATAAGGCGGAGTCAAGACCTCTCCAGTTGTGATGTAATGCACTGACCCTTGCTCCATTCATGTTACTATTAATTATGTTATGAGGGCATAGCTCTGTGGCTCTGATGATTCAGACTGATCATTTTTAGTTTGCCAGatgtaagaattactgccagAGGCTTCTGCAGTTGTTTCATCTCTATTTATCTTTATTCAGTGTAGTAAAAATAAATCACCTGATTATTATCATTAACGTATGCCGTAAAGGCTCTTGGAGTCAGattaattttcattaaatgGATAATATAAGTCCAGGTCTAAGCTGATTTTACTGATATCAACAAGGAGTTTATGTGAGTAGAATCAGCACAGCAAGCAAACTTCTACATAGCAGTGATTTAAAATGCTTCTTAGAGTTGTCATGTAATTAGGATGTATGTAAAACTAGGGAGATCATGTAATTAAGGTCATGACTAGTCAAtctatcaataaaaataaaaaaaaatcaagtcttCTGTAAAGGTTTGCTCTTAGAtggttaagtcagttcctctgCAGGAGGTCTCACCTGATCCCACAGAGCTATCTGTCGATGGTTCCAACGTGAGGTGCCAGATGTGAGAAGCATCTTCATGTTTCCCAGGATCAACACTTTACTGGCTTTGTGGGTCTTGCAGTTGGCTTCCtgcaaaaaaataacacaatatatATTAAAGGTCAGCATAAGTCAAGCATGACAACATTCATGTACATTATAATACCGGAAGTAATAAGAGTAACATGAGCTGTTACCAGCACTTCCATCCTTAACAGGGATGTTCAattctggtcctcgagggccactttGCAGCAAGTTTTAGATGGTTCCTGCTttgacacacctgattcagatgtAATAGATCTCCCCAACTGCTTGCCAAGTGCTGCACAAGCCTATTAATTTTCAATTAATTCAAATCAGGCATGTTGAAGCAGAGAAAGatctaaaaccagcaggatTGTGGCCTTTGAGGACTGGAACTGGATGTATGACAGCATTTTAACATTGTAGGATCTTGTTATATTTAACATTAGCTTATTCTAGGGTTTACCCACACCACCAATCTAAAATCTTTACAATGGTTATCAAcctaagaaattaaatatttgcaaaGATTACTCCAAAAGAGTCTACGTGAAGTTTGACAGGTGACCAGTCATGGTCTTACATTCCTGATGTAAAAAATGTGACATCAAAATAATTAGATCACAGTTCACAGCTCTGCAATTCAACAGTTTCCCAACACTGTACAGTCTGAAGTGACTGGTCCCATAttagtgaaaaaagaaaaaaaaaaaagaggtattTTTACGCAACAAAGGTTAAGAAAGCTTTagcatttcagtttttttaaatactatgTGTACATGAGCTTCTTTTCTTGACAGCAGACTAATGTTAAGGGAGGGCGTCACTAGCAGGTGACCCAGAGGTCTATGGAGGTATGCTGTGATCCAGCCATGCCAAAGGTGGCGTTTTTGGCTGTGTAGTGCTGGATTAGTGCTTGGGAAAAATGGAAAGGGAGTGAAAAACTCCCACTTAAGCTTGGCAGTCAGGTTTCTGAACAGCAGAGCAAAGGGTCATGGTTTAAGAAGTTTCTTTCTTAAAAGAAAGTGTCCATGGGCTTTATGTTGCTGTGAATTTAATTAAGCATAAAAAACAAGCTGGCAAATCTTGATATTGATCTTGAGTAATAAGTCAGagagcatttatttaaaatttacttcCAGTAATATAATGTTATGAAGGGAACCAAAACATACTGCAAATGAGAGGCTGATTACTAAGTAATAAAAAAGTGATTTAGCGACAATGAGATTGGGATTACTTTTGCCAAAAAGATTATCATTGTCATCTACCTTTATAGACATTACACTATATTTACAGTAGTTTAATGACTTGTACTTCAATTATGCAACTGTGTGAGACACAACAGCATGACAACCAGCAAGAACAGTGACACAATGACACAAATCCCACTGGTTAACTCAGGCACAGTTTGAAAAGGAGGAGCTGGCGTGGAGGTGGGTAGCAAAGCAGCTTGCAACAGAGGCAACAAAAGCGGGCAAACTGGAATGATTTAAATGGATGAGAGGAACAGCTGGGCACTCAGCTGATACTGTTGATGCcgatttatttttctatgtctaaaactaaataaattcctGCTCTTTCAAAAAtggaagaacaaaaaataacagatttagCATTTTTAGTCTTTACGGTTATGAGGATAATAAT
The Melanotaenia boesemani isolate fMelBoe1 chromosome 4, fMelBoe1.pri, whole genome shotgun sequence genome window above contains:
- the coro2aa gene encoding coronin-2A isoform X1 — its product is MTLHTRRVETMSWRPQYRSSKFRHVFGKTANKESCYDGVPITRSVQDNNFCSVNPRFLAVITECAGGGAFLVLSLHHTGKVDPTHPRVSGHSGNILDIKWNPFNDYCIASCSEDTTVKVWEIPPHGVLKNITVPWKELQGHSRRVGLIEWHPTANNILFSTAYDYQVMIWNLDSPEQVIKNPVRTISHHTDVVLSMSFNTDGSLLATTCKDKKVRLMEPRSGNLLQEANCKTHKASKVLILGNMKMLLTSGTSRWNHRQIALWDQDDLSVPLLEENLDGSSGVLFPFYDPDTHMLYLAGKGDGNIRYYEISSEKPYIHYLTEYRSLLPQKGMGVMPKRGLDVSSCEVFRFYKLVTIKSLIEPLSMIVPRRSESYQEDIYPMTAGNMPALSAEEWLSGNNKGPMLMSLKPGSQVADSHSDMKGLGNFADTRRSQSRPGMLQLAYIQDQLEAKVSKDAKEESGHAGDERTRTSVSNGEDLALCSPPRTENELRMKFHKQQEEIRRLRELLSQRDVRIKQLELEIKNVKNSQSQSSL
- the coro2aa gene encoding coronin-2A isoform X2, coding for MTVSKMSWRPQYRSSKFRHVFGKTANKESCYDGVPITRSVQDNNFCSVNPRFLAVITECAGGGAFLVLSLHHTGKVDPTHPRVSGHSGNILDIKWNPFNDYCIASCSEDTTVKVWEIPPHGVLKNITVPWKELQGHSRRVGLIEWHPTANNILFSTAYDYQVMIWNLDSPEQVIKNPVRTISHHTDVVLSMSFNTDGSLLATTCKDKKVRLMEPRSGNLLQEANCKTHKASKVLILGNMKMLLTSGTSRWNHRQIALWDQDDLSVPLLEENLDGSSGVLFPFYDPDTHMLYLAGKGDGNIRYYEISSEKPYIHYLTEYRSLLPQKGMGVMPKRGLDVSSCEVFRFYKLVTIKSLIEPLSMIVPRRSESYQEDIYPMTAGNMPALSAEEWLSGNNKGPMLMSLKPGSQVADSHSDMKGLGNFADTRRSQSRPGMLQLAYIQDQLEAKVSKDAKEESGHAGDERTRTSVSNGEDLALCSPPRTENELRMKFHKQQEEIRRLRELLSQRDVRIKQLELEIKNVKNSQSQSSL
- the coro2aa gene encoding coronin-2A isoform X3; the protein is MSWRPQYRSSKFRHVFGKTANKESCYDGVPITRSVQDNNFCSVNPRFLAVITECAGGGAFLVLSLHHTGKVDPTHPRVSGHSGNILDIKWNPFNDYCIASCSEDTTVKVWEIPPHGVLKNITVPWKELQGHSRRVGLIEWHPTANNILFSTAYDYQVMIWNLDSPEQVIKNPVRTISHHTDVVLSMSFNTDGSLLATTCKDKKVRLMEPRSGNLLQEANCKTHKASKVLILGNMKMLLTSGTSRWNHRQIALWDQDDLSVPLLEENLDGSSGVLFPFYDPDTHMLYLAGKGDGNIRYYEISSEKPYIHYLTEYRSLLPQKGMGVMPKRGLDVSSCEVFRFYKLVTIKSLIEPLSMIVPRRSESYQEDIYPMTAGNMPALSAEEWLSGNNKGPMLMSLKPGSQVADSHSDMKGLGNFADTRRSQSRPGMLQLAYIQDQLEAKVSKDAKEESGHAGDERTRTSVSNGEDLALCSPPRTENELRMKFHKQQEEIRRLRELLSQRDVRIKQLELEIKNVKNSQSQSSL